The nucleotide sequence GGCAATATAGAGTATTGTATGACGTGATTTGGGATGGTATTAAGGGTAGAGAATGCTAGTGTACACCTACCTGCTATATTAAGCCACTTAGCTTTCAAGCTACCAATTTACTTCTCATTTTATCCATCACAAAATTGGTAATCTTTTGGTTTGGGGCTAGAATTTAGGATAGGAAATCCTAAGTATGTACCAAAAGGTTTACTAAGCTTTATTTTCAAAAAAGATGAGAGTTTATTTTTTGTTGAAGTTGGACAGTGTTGTGATATTATCAATTTAGACTTCGATTTATTAATCATCTGTCATGATAAGTGACAAAAGTTATCAAGGCAACTAATCATAGATTGGGTTGTCTTCATATTGGCTTTGCCCATTAGGGTTAGGTCATCTGCAAAGAATAAATGGGATAGTGGTGGGCTTGTTGGCGAAATATTAATAGTGTCCCATTTTCTAATGTCAACATTGTGGTTGATCATTATTGAAAGCATTTCCATGCAGAGAATAAAAATATAGGGGGACATTGGGCCTCCTTGTCTAATCCCTCTTGTTGGTGTGAAGGATTTCGACTTAGAGCCATTAACTAGGATGGTATAACTGGAGGAGATGATGCATGGCATTATTAACTTAATCATTTTTCGGGGAAATTTGAAGTAGGTTAACGTCCTATGTGTGAAGGACCATTCCAGTTTGTCAAAGGCTTTCTCTAGGTCTATTTTTATGATCATATTAACTTTCTTACTCTTTGAGTTCCTAATATAATTCATTACTTTTTGGACTATAATTGCATTGTTACAAGCTCTTCTTCCTTTGATGAAGCTAGCTTGATGAGGTCCAATTAGTTTTTTCAGAAAAGGCTTCGTCCTGTTAGCGATTATTTTTGTAATCACCTTATAAATGGTGTTGCAAAGGCTAATGGGCCTAAAGTTTTTTAAGTTGTTACCATTTTCGAATTTGGGGATTAGGCAGATATAGGTCTTGTTAATGTCCCTAGGTATATGACTTTCCCTAAAGACTTTGTGACAAAAATTATTGACATTTCCTAATGTTTTTccaatatttttgagaaaagaaGGGGTGTAAGCCATCTGGGCCTGGAGCTTTATATGGATTAAAAGAGAAAACTACTTTAGTAATTTCAGAATCCATAAGGGGCTGATCTAGGCACGAGAGATTAGAGTCCTAATTTGGTAGAGTTATACTTTGTTTGGTATGCCAAGTAGATAAAGTACGAGTAGTGGTGAATAAGTTCTGGAAAAATCTTACCGTATGGAGCATTACAGAATTGTGGTCATCGATCCAGTTATTCATATTATCTTTGAAGAAGTTGATTTTATTAACTCTTCTTCTATTTGTGGATGTAATTTGAAAAAATTTCGTGTTAGCGTCCCCTTCATTCATCCACATAACCCTAGATCTTAATTTCCAATAATCTTCCTCCAGTTTTAGAATATCATTGTATTTTTGTTGTAAGGTGGCTTCTAATTCTTGTAGGAAAGTACTAGTGCTATACCTAGGACTATTCTGTATTCCTTCTATCCTTGCAAGAAGGTATTTTTTCTACCTATGAATGTTACCAAAAACCTCTCTACTCCAGGATTTAACATCATCCTCAAAAGATCTTGTGGCAGTTAGGAGGTCATTTTTATCCCCATTTTTTTTACTATTGTTATGAAATCAGGGTGCGAGCACCACATTGTCTCTAAACGGAAAGGTTTATCTATGTAGGCCATGCTTTTATTTTTGAGGGAAATGAGAATGGGGTTATGGTCGGAGTGGGTTTTTGGTAAATGAATTATAGATGCCTCTGGGTATTGGTCTAGCCAATCAGTGTTGGCAAAAACCCTACCTAAACGTTCCATTATCAAACCTTTGCCATTTCTTCTATGATTCGACCAAGTAAATTTACATCATTTAAACCCTAGGTCAAGGTTACAGTAATTTAGGCTCTCTAAAATATTACTAGCATGCTTTTGATTCACTGCCTTACCACCTAATTATTTTGGGCCATAATAACATCATTAAAATCTCCACCCATAAGCCAAGTCTCTTTATAAGAATTGtagatattttttatgttttgccACAGGATAACTCTTTTATTTTTGTCAATACTAGCATAGATGGAACTAAATAGCCATTTTTTATGATTAGGTTTTACCTCGATCATGGCATGGATTTCTTGGTTTCGCCTAATGAAGTTGTTGACGATGACTCTTGCATGATTCCATAAGATCATTAGGCCTTCAGCTTGTCATTCTACTGGAACCTCTATCATCTCTGTGAAGTTGAAATCTTCCAGTATTGAGAGGTGGTTGGTCATTCTTATTTCTAAAAAAGCAACCATACTATGCCTATGAGTATCCATAATTTCTCTAAAGTTTAGACGAAAGTTTGCATTATTTGCTCCCCAGACATTCTAGATTATGAGAATAATTGGCTAGTTCATCATTGATTGGTTGGTTGGTGTTTGGTTGTTCTCCCTCACCGTCGGTGCATTGTTCCTCCTGTGGGAGGGCACTAGGATAACTACATTCTTCCCGACTGTGGGATCGTGTGGGGGTCTTATATCCATCGAGCATTTGAACATTGTGAGTGGACAATGATGATGCACTTCTTGTCTAGCCATTCCTTGAAGATTAGTATTTTTACTTCGCTTAGGTTTGAGAATGCCACCCTGGGTTCTCCATGATGTGGAAGtgcttcttcctcttcctcgtgGTTTTCCGTTTGATTTTGCATGTCCATCTGTTGTGCATGGGTCTGCATTTGTGGTGGGGGGTTTTGAGGAGGGACTTGTTGCGCTGGAGGTGGTTGCACTGCTCATGGAGTGAATATGGATTTCATTATGGACAACTCTTCTACAGCAAAAAAGGGTAGGTTGAGTGGGATATTCTAGGGCAACACATTGTTGAGAGTCCCCAATATATTTCATATCTCTTGCATATTGTTGGTTAGATTTTGGTTCAGAGAAGGGGCTAGTGGTTGTAAGATGTTTGTTATCTACATCTGATTGATATAATTGGTCATGGAAAGATGCATGCCCTCCGAGATCAACTGGGAAAGGTAGTTGGTGTTTTGGATAATGAGGACTGAGTCTTGTCCGTTGATCCGGAGGTTGAAAGAAATTTCATAGCCCATGAGGCCCAATTCTATCCAGGATTGTAGTTGGTGGTTGGGTGGATTTGGTAGTTGAGTATATATCACTGGTTGAGAGGGGAGTTGAGGTGGTAGGGGAGGTAAGTTGTCCATCGGATATAGACAATGAAGACGTTGGATTTGGATTAGCATGTATCTCCTTCTTAATGTGAGTGGAACTCGAGGCATGATGGATGTTTAATATAACCTTGTGAGGGCTAGTAGCTATGGATTCCGACGGTGGAATTGAGGAGTAAGAAATTATAGAGTCTATTTGCATGGAATAGGAAGAGTCTTGCATATGGGCTTTAACAAAATCCTTAGTAGAGATCACATTCGATATTTGGTGTTGTCTTTTTGCCAAGTGTTCTTCATGGGTGTGATTATTAGTAGGCATGCAATTTGTTTTTAGAATATTTTCTATCTGATTATGATTAGAGGGAGGAGTTACTAGTGGTGTAGGATTTTTAGGGAATTTTTTTATTGGGGGATGAAGGGTCATTGGTAGCTCGTTAGGCCCTTGATTAGCAGGTGTTATTATTTGGAGATTTACAGTAGGAATTGTGTCCAAAGAAGACATGTTTATTCCACTTGTCTGCTTCGGGTAATTTTTGCCATGCAAAACCGAGGTGGTATTTCTTTACCACTGGTTTGGTTGGAATCCATGTGCTCGTTGTTAAGAACACGGTAATTATTGTTAGTAGAGTTGTTAATATTGTTTGTATTAGTATCAGTGGTCGTAGTTAACTCTAATTGGGACTCATCgtgattttttgaattttcaaaaatatGGTGGGAGAtagaatttttttctatatatttcaAATGTTGAGTGTTAAGAAACTTGCCCATTGAAGCATCAAATATTCTGACATTTATACCTGGGATTTTAGTTGTTGTAGATCCTACATGCACGCTTGATTTAATAgcagttttctttttcttggagAAAGAGATCGTCCGCCATTCACCATTGTTGTCTTCAGTGTGTGTTAGAAACTTTCCTTCTTCATTGGTCATGTGTGTGCTTTGTGTAATTTTGTAGGGGCATTTTACAGTTGAATGACCAAGGCAGCTGCATGATTTGCACATGATGTTATCCCCTTCATATAATATGATCTGCTTGTGCGATCCAATGAGGATATGAGATTGAACTTTTTGCTCCAGTAGTAATTGTACACATAACCTTTCATAGCATCCTCTAATAATTAGATGATGTACATGCATCGATTTTTAATAAAACGTAAGTATAATACTATCGTAAAAGTTCATTGGAAGTTGTGGTATTCTCACCCAAATAGCTGTGTAACTTTGGATTGCTTATGTAGCTACATAGTTGGGGGTCCATTTTTGGACTGAGAGGAAGAAGCCATTAATGAATGATGATCCGTTTTGGAGTGCTTTTTTAGCATTTTCTTCCTTATTGAATTTAACCGTGTAGTAATCCTCTCCGAGATCTATCAGGGAGATGTTTTCAGTAGGTCTCCACAGGGCTTGAACCTTTGGTTTTAGGTAGTGATGGAGAATTCTTTTCCCTACCAATTTGATTATAACTAAGAATTTTCATGGTTCATAGATTCGTTTGATTTATTTGTTGAACTTGCCTTCCTTCTCCCTCGTGAGTACACTGATTATTTGGGGTGTGTTTCACCTCCATGGGTGAGGGTGGGCAATTAGGATCGCTCAAATCCACTAGAGTGCTTATGATTTTTCCAAGCAACTTATCCTTATAAGAGTTATTCTGTTCGAGAGGGCTTTGAACTGAGATTATTGGAATATCAGGTGGCTTTGGAGGGATTGATGTTATTGTTTTGCTGCCgattgggttggtttgcattttCTGTGAATAGACTTTTGGCAGGAGTGagtagagagaaggaggagcttcTCTCATAATATTCCTTAAACATAAACAAAACATATAAAACTAATAAGTCTTTTAGTGGTAACTTACTGTTAAGTTATCTTCACTAATAAGCACATACAAAATAATGATGAGTGGTGAGCAATCATACCAGCAATTATAATTAGTCTTAAACAGTTAAACCTTGTCATTGGTCACTACTAAAGCAACATTTATATGTCTTTATATTTAAATCAAAgcacataaaaaataaattatgctATACGTGTTAAGAGGTAATTTGGGCAAAAAAAAGTGAGACTTGAGTTGGAGTTTATGGATTGGACTCAAGTTTAAACTAGGCTACTTAATATGCATGCTAAAAAGTTCGGTATTTTGGTATGCCGAAATTCCAATACCCTAAtgccgaaaaccgaaccgaagaTCCAAAATACCAATATTCTAATACCGAAGACCGTGCCAAAAACCAAAGAACGAAATCGAAGAATCGAATTAGTTCGGTACAGTTTTtcgattttttgttttttatgttCACCCCTAGTTTTAGCCGCATGTCATGTTTTTTATGCTTATTTGAACAAATAGGAGACTAAATAATATTGGAAAAATACAAACTGATCAGCCAACCTAAACTAATTGCATTTGTTAGccaaaaaaatatctaaaaaatatattttttaggtatataatacacatatatacaaTAAAGACAAATATAAACATGACTTTCCCTTCAAACAATTGAACATCTTTAGGTGACTTTACAAAATCGTATTTTTATCTTTAGGCTTCTTATATTTATTACTTTGTAGAGAAtcatttttattataattatagCCACGATTATttagttatatattttttatgatCGCGCAAAACACAGACACGTTAACTAGTTTAATAGGAGTAGtttgtttgaccaagcttctaaaatcagtttattttgagaaggatttttttttcaaaagtgtttttcttaaaaatacttttggtgagaagcaattGATGTTTAGCTAGTTAatttaaaaagcacttttgaacagCAATTAGTGTTGGGccaaaatctttaaaaaattcttctaaatatattttttctcaaaagtgcttttcaaaaaaatacttttgggaaGAAACTACTGTTTTTTGCTTTTCCAAAAttgcttctgcttctactcaaaaacatttctttttcttctaaaagcttgttcaaacatttttagtttaaattaaaTCACTTTTTATTGGAAAAAAATGCTTTTGTCCTGgaagaaacttggccaaacaggctataaaactATTTCAGATAGgaatttgttttttgaaaaaatgacactgtataccTACTCTTAAAATAATAGCTGAAAAATGTATATTTATTGTATATACATtctatatgttatatacaaaaattatataaattttatatatttttttgcctACTAAATGTAAATAGTTTCCGATGCGGACTAAAAGAGAAAAAAGCCCCAATTTGAACAGGTTCTCTTCAAACAATTGAACATCTTAAAGGCCATTGTCTAGGCGGCTAGGCCCGAGAAAATGTTGGGTCTGTCCACTGAATAACGGCCCGCATTATTGCTCTTTCGGAAAATGTAAAACCCCAACAGGCAGCAAAGCATCACTCACGCATTCTCTCACCGACCTGAAACAACAAGGTACTAGCACTATTCATCTCTCTCTCTATGCGCTTATGCCCATGAAATGGATGTACGATTGTCGTATTGTTAGGGTTTCCTAGGGTTTCATTTCAGCGATTTTCTTCCTCACACTTCGATTACTTATTGCGTGGCTTCTTAGAGTTTTGACTATTTTGTGAGCTATTTCTATGCCGTATGAAGATGTCATTTCTGTAAATTCTTCAGATGTTGCATCGGTTTTTTCTGTTTATATGCTCATTCATTTATTCCTGATGGTTATATACATACTATGTTATGTTACTATATAGGTGCATAAAACAGTAAATATTGGAAGTTTTTAAGTGCAAGGATAATTGAATACTAGGCTTTTGTCTGTTTAAAATGGTTTATGGTTTTGATCGTAACAAGAACTAGCTTCAGTTCGATAATAAGGTGCGATTTCCTTTGCACATTTTACCATCTGGAATTAGTTATATGTCAAATAGGCGATGAATAGGATGACCATATGTGTGATTAGATCATCCAAATAGATTTTTTGAAGCAGAAAAATTCGCTAGCTGTTGTTTTGGGAATAGGTATCTGACATTGTATTTTGGTTCGACCAGGGCTACTAGAAAGTACACACAGTTCCCTAGTGATAGAACCACATCCTATATGTCAATCTGCTTGTGATGTCACTGAATCATTGATTATATGTACATAGATTAGGAATTAGCTTAATCTCAGTTCTTTGGCAAGCACCATTTTCCCTGTGGCGTAGCTATCCTGTAAAAACCGATTCTGTCTATGGGCAAGAGAGTGATTGAAAATTGCAGTAATTTCATATGATGCTGGAATTAAACCAAACTCAAAAAGGGATATACATGGTTTCTCAATTCTTCAAATGTGTATATCCATTTTTCATTTGTTAATGACAGGAAGATTTTTGAGACGTAATTGAGATGGCAGCCAGGAATGCTTTCAGATATGTTTCTCGTAGGCTCTCAAGCAGTGGCAAGGTGTTAAGCGAGGAGGAAAAAGCTGCTGAAAATGTCTACATCAAGGTAATTCTTTAGTAGTGATTTATAACTTACATGACTTGTGTAATTGCTGCTAGTATATTTGCAGTAGAATTTCTGGTAGTGCTAGAAAACTGTGTTGCATTTTCTTGGTCTATTACTCTATTTGACGCAACGAATCCTGGTTTTGCTTTCTTTTAGATGTTCCAttattctcataatctcataGTGCTCATTTGCCATAGTAGCATGTATACATTTTGCCTACTAAGCTCTTTTGATAAGTATGTCATATCTCTGTTTCTTCCTTTTCATACCCaaaaatttatcaattaataGGTATCATGGGGCACTTTTTTGACAGTTAAAGTGTCATTGATGTATGTGCACACTGCTACCTGCTATCAGTTAACTTCGTTTTTTATCCTTGGATCAAAAATAGGAAAGAACTTTTACTTTGGTTAAGTTTTGTAGTTTTTGTTGCAAACCAGCATATTGCTAACAGTTATTTACTTATTTTACCTTCTTTCCTATGGGTCTTGGTACCTTTATGGTAAACGTTGGGTATTTTACTTACGTGTTTTTGCTGTTTTTTGAAGTGTTTATTCATGAGCTATGTTGCATGAAGTTTGTCTTCTTGTCTTAGCTAAATGGTAGTTTTTCCACTTTGCAGAAAATGGAGAAGGAGAAGCTGGAGAAGCTTGCACGCAAGGTATGGGAATTGATATATATACAGTGATTCATTGTGTTCCGCCTTTCACCCCCCTCTTTCGGCATGACTGCACCCTTGATGATTGGACTCATTGGCTGAGAGTTGGCAACTACAAAGAAGAAATGAGGTTAAGTCTAGGGGTACCAACTATTAATTGGTATTATCAGAATAGCCTTTTGTTGATTCCATTTTGTATATCCTAGAAGTCTACTGAGTCAGGAAGATGTTGCCATGTTGCTATATGTTTGTTGCTTATCATACTCTCCCCTCCACCATATTATGTGTTTAATATGAGATTCCCTCCAACAGCTCGTCTCTTTGTCCTGAAGTTTATCGCCTCCTCTTTCCCTGACTGCCTTCTCTTTTAGACAGGTCTGGGTTCTGATAATAGCTTGGAAAGGTTACTGACTGCTTATGTGTGTGGAAGCCATCATTTCAAGATTCACTTGAAATAGTCATATCCCGTTTGACAGTGTGCTGACTGACCTACTTGTACAATGTCAAGAATCTTGAAATGTGCACCATACTTATGGGCATTGTGCTGACTTTAGTTGACATAGAAGTGCGCTCATCAACTTTTGAAATCTAACTTATGTGAGGTTGGATAAAGAAATGAAATACTCGGGGTAACGAAATAAATGCTCAATTCAACAGATCAAGGATACAGCTCTAGAGTTGACCTTGTTAGTTCAATGATTTTTGATGTTAAACAGATCAAGTACTAAAACGCTCGTAACTTAATACActtcaagaaaaaaaagaaactcAGATGGGTGGGGGGGTGCTGGAGCTATTTGCTGTTTCTCTTGACTTGTCTTTCCTTCAGCTGAGTTCCTATTGACCCCTTGAAATTTCTGCTTGTGATGATTGATATTCCTCAGGGTCCCAAGCCGGAAGAACAAGCTGCAACTAGCGCTGGTGGCTCAGGCTCAGTAGCTGATGCTGCACCAAGTGCCCAGGCCTCTTCACCTGGGGTATCGAATGACAGTTACCGCAACTATGGCGTTCTAGCTGGACTTGTTACTGGTGTTGGTGCTTTGGGTTGGTACATGCTGTCAAAGGACAAGAAGACTGAAGAAGTACAGGATTGAAGTATTTCGTAATAGGCAACAACTTGAAAAAAATAAAGCCAACTCATGTTTGGAAAACAGTAGCCtcgtctcttttccttttttatggTTTTCCACCGGCTGGATGTACAAAATCTCTAGAGCAGATGTAAATTTTACAACTGCTGACTGGATGATGTTCTATGTTTGTTGCTTGGTTGGCATTATCACACATCGCTTTAGAAAAGAATTTCTCTTGTTGATATGTCACCTTAAAATGTATTGCCCCTCTGTACTACCACTGAAAGAATGCAGTTCGATAGCCTTCCCCATCCATCCCAAAGGTGAtagttgtttcttttttctgtCATTTGCTTCCTTCACATAGTTATGTATGTGATCGGGTATCACAATCTTCCTGACTTCCTGTGTATCTGATTTTCGTATTTACCTTTTTTAACAGAAGATTGTGTTTCTGTTACAGGTGAGATTACTTTATTCATATAGTATAATTCATAAGAACGTATGATAAGACGCTCTTTGATCTTGCATTGAGTTCTTGATAGACTTTG is from Nicotiana tabacum cultivar K326 chromosome 18, ASM71507v2, whole genome shotgun sequence and encodes:
- the LOC107759442 gene encoding uncharacterized protein At2g27730, mitochondrial; this encodes MAARNAFRYVSRRLSSSGKVLSEEEKAAENVYIKKMEKEKLEKLARKGPKPEEQAATSAGGSGSVADAAPSAQASSPGVSNDSYRNYGVLAGLVTGVGALGWYMLSKDKKTEEVQD